Proteins from a single region of Runella sp. SP2:
- a CDS encoding 5' nucleotidase, NT5C type produces MTKPRLILDQDDVLADTHGKLADIVLREFDTQLTSEELHQDSFYETLSQADQKRLYKILHEPGFFSDIPLIPNAQEAVLELSKKYEIFVATAAMEFPNSFREKYDWLHQHFGFISWSNIVFCGDKSILNGDYLIDDMPRNLKTFKGKGLLFNAPHNLKETEFERVMNWEEILKRLL; encoded by the coding sequence ATGACCAAACCCCGCCTCATTTTAGACCAAGACGACGTATTGGCCGATACCCATGGCAAACTTGCAGACATCGTTCTTCGTGAATTCGACACCCAATTAACTTCGGAAGAACTTCACCAAGACTCTTTTTACGAAACCCTGTCGCAAGCCGACCAAAAGCGACTTTACAAAATCCTCCACGAACCTGGCTTTTTTTCGGACATTCCGCTCATTCCGAATGCCCAAGAAGCCGTGTTGGAATTGAGTAAAAAGTACGAAATTTTTGTGGCAACAGCAGCGATGGAATTCCCCAACTCCTTTCGTGAAAAGTACGATTGGCTTCATCAACATTTTGGGTTTATTTCTTGGTCGAACATCGTTTTTTGTGGCGACAAAAGTATCCTCAACGGCGATTATCTCATCGACGATATGCCTAGAAACCTGAAGACATTCAAAGGAAAAGGATTACTTTTCAACGCACCTCATAACCTCAAGGAAACGGAATTTGAGCGCGTCATGAACTGGGAAGAAATTTTAAAACGTCTCTTGTAG
- a CDS encoding HEPN domain-containing protein translates to MNRSDLQKLAKLRLIEAKLLLEHKQYSGAYYLAGYSIECALKACIAKQVRKFDFPDKHLAHDSYTHDLQKLLKLAGLQPIHQRYCTENPIFKANWEVVKDWNEKSRYQKFGMQAANDLYLSIVDNENGILLWLEQHW, encoded by the coding sequence ATGAACAGAAGCGACTTACAAAAGCTAGCTAAACTTCGTTTAATAGAAGCCAAACTTTTACTTGAGCATAAACAATACAGTGGAGCGTATTATTTAGCTGGCTATTCTATTGAATGCGCCTTAAAAGCATGTATTGCCAAACAAGTTCGTAAATTCGATTTTCCAGATAAGCATTTAGCCCATGATAGTTACACACATGACCTTCAAAAACTGCTAAAATTAGCAGGCTTACAACCTATTCACCAGCGCTATTGTACTGAAAATCCAATATTTAAAGCGAACTGGGAAGTAGTAAAAGATTGGAATGAGAAAAGTAGGTATCAAAAATTCGGCATGCAAGCTGCGAATGATTTATATTTGTCTATTGTTGATAACGAAAACGGGATACTCCTATGGTTAGAACAACATTGGTAG